A genomic stretch from Bacillus sp. N1-1 includes:
- a CDS encoding GntR family transcriptional regulator: MKLATRSLYLQARDMIYELINDNLEPMDKIPSEQKLSKELGVSRNTIREAIRTLEQEGFLFSRQGVGTFVIGSKNSLKTNISTLESSTNIIKAHGYNPGTVNVHSSVLPVSTEMKKTLSLEEGQDEIFYIERVRTANDDPVVYVEDYIPYRSGMEHEYQEIYYESLLDFLENFDLNVSFSVCSIKAVISDEKMANKLKLTEQSALLLLKQTHYSNTGKPVLYSDSYYLSDNFEFNAIRKRG; this comes from the coding sequence ATGAAATTGGCAACCAGATCCTTGTATCTTCAAGCTAGAGATATGATTTATGAATTGATCAACGACAACTTAGAACCGATGGACAAGATTCCTTCAGAGCAAAAGTTATCCAAAGAATTAGGAGTAAGTAGAAATACAATTCGTGAAGCGATCCGTACGTTAGAACAAGAAGGGTTTTTATTTAGTAGGCAAGGAGTAGGAACCTTCGTCATCGGATCGAAAAACAGCTTAAAAACAAACATTTCTACATTGGAGAGCTCGACGAACATCATTAAAGCGCACGGGTACAATCCTGGAACTGTGAATGTACACTCATCAGTTTTACCGGTTTCAACAGAAATGAAAAAGACTCTATCACTTGAGGAAGGACAAGATGAAATCTTCTATATTGAACGAGTACGGACTGCAAATGATGATCCCGTGGTCTATGTAGAGGATTACATTCCTTACCGTTCAGGGATGGAACATGAATACCAAGAGATTTATTACGAGTCTCTACTCGATTTTCTCGAGAATTTTGACCTTAACGTCTCGTTCTCAGTCTGTTCGATCAAAGCGGTCATCAGTGATGAGAAAATGGCTAACAAGCTTAAACTTACTGAACAAAGTGCTCTTCTACTACTGAAACAAACGCACTACTCCAATACAGGAAAACCTGTCTTATATTCAGACAGTTACTATTTAAGTGACAATTTTGAGTTCAATGCCATTCGAAAAAGAGGTTAA
- a CDS encoding ECF transporter S component gives MSKVVQAVSTSRKMKGLTTVDIVLMAILAIVNGVAMTYIAMLNQLLTALGGPVLTSITLGLYSISGVLAAYIIRKPGAAFFTLTLAGVVQIISGNPNGLISMTAAMTDGLGVELGFMLFRYKRWDWFSTAVAGLLAVPLWFIIAAFWFGYYKWGMTILLIAFAVRCLSGVILSGWLSKMIGDLLVRTDILKGFSIHKQQKKGVDADETHHSA, from the coding sequence ATGAGTAAAGTAGTACAAGCAGTTTCGACTAGCAGAAAAATGAAAGGGCTTACAACGGTCGATATCGTCTTGATGGCAATCCTCGCCATCGTGAACGGCGTTGCCATGACGTACATTGCCATGTTAAATCAGCTTCTTACTGCTCTAGGTGGTCCGGTTCTCACATCGATCACGTTAGGTCTTTATAGTATCTCTGGGGTTCTTGCAGCATATATCATTCGAAAGCCTGGGGCAGCCTTCTTCACGTTAACACTTGCTGGTGTGGTTCAGATCATCTCAGGAAATCCGAACGGACTGATTTCTATGACGGCAGCCATGACGGACGGACTCGGTGTCGAGCTAGGATTCATGCTATTTCGCTACAAGCGTTGGGACTGGTTTAGTACGGCTGTCGCTGGACTCCTTGCTGTACCGCTTTGGTTCATCATCGCTGCCTTCTGGTTCGGTTATTACAAGTGGGGCATGACAATCCTTCTCATCGCATTCGCCGTTCGTTGTCTCAGTGGAGTAATCCTCTCAGGCTGGTTGAGTAAAATGATCGGTGACTTGCTAGTGCGTACGGATATCTTGAAAGGATTCAGCATTCATAAACAGCAGAAGAAGGGAGTTGATGCGGATGAAACCCATCATTCAGCTTAA